A genomic stretch from Limnobacter thiooxidans includes:
- a CDS encoding PepSY domain-containing protein — MKNTWIKTLSALAIAAAIPFAAHADSDHRSNGQRDAEIVKTFGLISAEQAREIALKEFPGVVTELELDDRDYGKGWKWEVEVVNTDGKEVEVDLDAKTGKVLKVDKDWF, encoded by the coding sequence ATGAAAAATACATGGATCAAAACCCTGTCAGCCCTGGCCATTGCGGCTGCCATTCCTTTCGCAGCGCATGCCGATAGCGACCACCGCAGCAACGGCCAGCGCGATGCAGAAATCGTGAAAACCTTTGGCCTGATCTCCGCTGAACAGGCTCGTGAAATCGCCTTGAAGGAATTTCCTGGTGTAGTCACCGAACTGGAACTCGATGACCGCGATTATGGCAAGGGCTGGAAATGGGAAGTGGAAGTGGTGAATACCGACGGCAAGGAAGTGGAAGTGGATCTGGATGCGAAAACTGGCAAGGTCCTGAAAGTGGACAAAGACTGGTTCTAA
- a CDS encoding TerC family protein, with protein sequence MELLMDPNVWIAFAILTALEIVLGIDNIVFITVLVSKLPADIRDRVRQFGLMFAMVTRVGLLFSLSWIIGLTEPLFEVMGASITGRDLVLFFGGLFLLYKASKEIYEEVEAPQKHEDELALGAAAQQTGKKLFIYSIIQIGILDIVFSLDSVITAVGMADDIEVMIAAVMVAVGVMMVFAKSIGEFVEAHTSVKVLALAFLMMVGMLLIAESFGQHVPKAYLYSAMGFSLLVELLNLRSKAKRQRLLDEAAQAKA encoded by the coding sequence ATGGAATTACTGATGGATCCAAACGTCTGGATCGCCTTTGCGATTTTGACGGCTTTGGAAATTGTGCTCGGCATTGACAACATTGTGTTCATCACGGTGTTGGTATCCAAACTGCCGGCAGACATTCGCGACCGCGTGCGGCAATTCGGCCTGATGTTCGCCATGGTGACCCGCGTGGGCCTGCTGTTCTCGCTGTCCTGGATCATCGGCCTGACTGAACCACTGTTTGAAGTGATGGGGGCGTCAATCACCGGCAGGGACCTTGTCTTGTTCTTTGGTGGCCTGTTCCTCTTGTACAAGGCATCCAAGGAAATCTACGAGGAAGTTGAAGCGCCTCAAAAACACGAGGACGAGCTGGCCTTGGGCGCTGCCGCGCAGCAAACCGGCAAGAAACTGTTTATTTATTCCATTATTCAGATTGGTATTCTGGACATCGTATTCAGCTTGGACTCCGTCATTACCGCCGTGGGTATGGCCGATGACATCGAAGTCATGATTGCAGCCGTCATGGTTGCCGTAGGCGTGATGATGGTATTTGCCAAATCCATTGGTGAATTCGTTGAAGCACACACCTCTGTCAAGGTTTTGGCCCTGGCCTTCCTGATGATGGTCGGTATGCTGCTGATCGCGGAAAGCTTCGGCCAGCATGTGCCAAAAGCCTACCTGTACAGCGCCATGGGCTTTTCACTGCTGGTTGAGTTGCTCAACCTGCGCTCGAAAGCCAAGCGCCAGCGTTTGCTGGACGAGGCAGCACAAGCCAAAGCCTGA
- a CDS encoding DMT family transporter, whose product MNQSTLLRNASLAFPFVLIWTSAFPAAKIGLMDSPPLLFLASRFLVAGALMLAWAHWRGSLRVMSLQELAVLATLGLLNHALYLGLSWTGMGSLSSGLSTILISANPIVVAVLSTFLLREPLTRQKQLGLALGFLGVAYIVRNRMGSTTDTLEGFLLVLAALLTLACGTVLYKKWPVKTDVVTGTGFQILISGVLLLPVALWFEDPSAMALTPSFLGAFAWLVLVVSITGYQLWFNLLEQGSASAASVWFFLTPPLGLLAGAWLLNEPLNWADFLGIVPVVLGIVLVTRSK is encoded by the coding sequence ATGAATCAATCCACCCTGTTGCGCAATGCCAGCCTGGCTTTTCCCTTTGTGCTGATCTGGACGAGTGCTTTTCCAGCCGCAAAAATTGGCCTGATGGATAGCCCGCCCCTGCTGTTTCTGGCATCGCGTTTTCTGGTTGCCGGCGCGTTGATGCTGGCTTGGGCCCATTGGCGTGGCAGCTTGCGCGTAATGAGCTTGCAGGAGTTGGCCGTACTGGCCACACTGGGCTTGCTTAACCATGCCTTGTACCTGGGGTTGAGCTGGACCGGCATGGGCAGTTTGTCCTCGGGGTTGTCTACTATTCTGATCAGTGCCAACCCGATCGTGGTGGCTGTGTTGTCGACCTTTCTGCTGCGCGAACCGCTGACCCGCCAAAAGCAGCTGGGACTGGCCTTGGGCTTTCTGGGTGTGGCCTACATTGTGCGCAATCGAATGGGGTCGACCACCGACACGCTGGAAGGTTTTTTACTGGTCTTGGCGGCTTTGCTGACCTTGGCCTGTGGCACCGTGTTGTACAAAAAATGGCCTGTAAAAACCGATGTGGTGACCGGCACCGGCTTTCAAATCCTGATCAGTGGTGTGTTGTTGCTGCCAGTTGCCCTGTGGTTTGAAGACCCTTCGGCCATGGCGTTGACGCCTTCATTTTTGGGTGCATTTGCCTGGTTGGTGCTGGTGGTGTCCATCACCGGGTACCAGCTCTGGTTCAATTTGCTGGAGCAAGGCAGTGCCAGTGCCGCCAGTGTGTGGTTTTTCCTCACTCCCCCCTTGGGGCTGCTGGCCGGCGCATGGCTGTTGAATGAGCCTTTGAACTGGGCTGACTTTCTGGGCATTGTGCCGGTGGTGCTGGGCATTGTGCTCGTGACGCGGTCCAAATAA
- a CDS encoding fasciclin domain-containing protein, with protein sequence MLKSKFTKTALISGLALSAAAITLPAQADVMVGGAAMYANKDIVDNAVNSKDHTTLVAAVKAAGLVDTLKSKGPFTVFAPTNDAFAKLPPGTVDTLLKPENKPTLQKVLTYHVVPGKISAADLSNLIVQAGGMVKVKTASGGSLGAMLNGDKVILTDEKGGTAQVTIANVYQSNGVIHVVDSVLLPNS encoded by the coding sequence ATGTTGAAGTCAAAATTCACGAAAACCGCACTGATCAGTGGCCTGGCCCTTTCTGCAGCAGCCATCACCCTGCCTGCGCAAGCGGATGTCATGGTGGGCGGTGCAGCCATGTACGCCAACAAAGACATTGTCGACAATGCGGTGAATTCCAAAGACCACACCACCCTGGTGGCTGCAGTAAAAGCCGCTGGTTTGGTCGACACCTTGAAAAGCAAAGGGCCTTTCACCGTGTTTGCCCCCACGAATGATGCATTTGCCAAATTGCCTCCCGGCACTGTGGACACGCTGTTGAAGCCTGAGAACAAGCCCACCTTGCAGAAGGTGCTGACTTACCATGTGGTGCCCGGCAAGATTTCCGCAGCCGACCTGAGCAATCTGATTGTGCAGGCTGGCGGCATGGTGAAAGTGAAAACCGCTTCGGGTGGTTCACTGGGTGCCATGTTGAATGGCGACAAAGTGATACTGACCGACGAAAAAGGCGGCACGGCCCAGGTCACGATTGCCAATGTGTATCAGTCCAACGGGGTGATTCACGTGGTGGACAGTGTGTTGCTCCCTAATTCTTGA
- a CDS encoding ABC1 kinase family protein, whose amino-acid sequence MPSKKSPSEQNNPNEMAVPSGRFARLSRFGALATTVAGSVVKNGTKQLAQGKRPKLSSLLLTPKNALRVADQLAQLRGAAMKLGQLVSMDAGDMLPPQLAEILAKLRQDAKHMPRAQLLKVLESEWGAQWRDRVREFNLTPIAAASIGQVHEAISLEGEKLAIKIQYPGVRDSIDSDIDNVATILRFTGLVPKTFDLAALLTEAKKQLHEEADYLREAQCIVQYTAALGQDDRFEIPTVNEVLTTRGILAMRFVEGVPIESMAQATQPVRDTIATTLFELMFKELLGMRLMQTDPNFANYRYNPKTGKVVLLDFGATRGFDAALIDGYVAVMNAAQAGSRSAMDAAARQIGYFDSTTQAHHRELVLDLMEMACEPLCTKGTFDFGNTDLAARIRDKGFELGEDRKFWHAPPIDCLFIHRKLGGLFLLVTRLKARVNVSACT is encoded by the coding sequence ATGCCTTCCAAAAAATCACCCTCCGAACAAAACAACCCGAATGAAATGGCAGTGCCCTCCGGGAGGTTCGCCCGCCTGAGCAGGTTTGGGGCGCTGGCAACCACCGTGGCAGGTTCTGTCGTTAAAAACGGCACCAAGCAACTGGCCCAAGGCAAACGCCCCAAGTTGAGCAGCCTTTTGCTGACCCCGAAAAACGCCTTGCGCGTGGCTGATCAACTGGCACAACTGCGCGGTGCGGCCATGAAACTGGGTCAGCTGGTGTCGATGGACGCAGGCGACATGCTGCCACCCCAACTGGCTGAAATTCTGGCCAAACTTCGGCAAGACGCCAAGCACATGCCCCGCGCGCAATTGTTGAAAGTGTTGGAAAGCGAGTGGGGCGCACAGTGGCGCGACCGAGTGCGGGAATTCAATTTGACCCCCATCGCCGCAGCGTCCATTGGCCAGGTGCATGAAGCCATTTCGCTGGAAGGCGAAAAACTGGCCATCAAGATCCAATACCCGGGGGTACGCGACAGCATCGACAGCGACATCGACAACGTGGCCACCATTTTGCGTTTCACTGGCCTGGTACCCAAAACATTTGATTTGGCCGCGTTGTTGACCGAGGCCAAAAAGCAGTTGCACGAGGAAGCCGATTACCTGCGGGAAGCGCAGTGCATCGTGCAGTACACCGCTGCGTTGGGTCAGGATGACCGTTTTGAAATACCCACCGTGAATGAAGTGCTGACCACTCGGGGTATTTTGGCCATGCGATTTGTGGAAGGTGTGCCAATTGAATCCATGGCACAGGCAACCCAGCCAGTTCGCGACACAATTGCCACCACCCTGTTCGAGTTGATGTTCAAGGAATTGCTGGGCATGCGCCTGATGCAAACCGACCCCAATTTTGCCAACTACCGCTACAACCCAAAAACCGGCAAGGTGGTGTTACTTGACTTCGGGGCCACCCGGGGCTTCGACGCAGCACTTATTGATGGCTATGTCGCCGTGATGAACGCGGCCCAAGCCGGCAGCCGCAGCGCAATGGATGCAGCGGCCCGACAAATTGGCTACTTTGACAGCACCACGCAAGCCCACCACCGGGAACTGGTACTGGACCTGATGGAAATGGCCTGCGAGCCCCTGTGCACCAAAGGTACTTTTGACTTTGGCAATACAGACCTTGCCGCACGCATTCGTGACAAGGGCTTTGAGCTGGGCGAGGACAGAAAATTCTGGCATGCCCCGCCCATTGACTGCCTGT
- a CDS encoding heavy metal response regulator transcription factor produces MKILVIEDEKKLASYLQKGLNSEGFVVDVAHRGIDGLHLATEGHYELIILDGMLPDLDGLGVLAALRQTMDIPVLMLTARAMVEDRVKGLQAGADDYLTKPFAFSELVARVHALARRAQGKPSAGSDSSHLSLADLELDAVKRQARRAGQDLRLTAKEFSLLWLLLRRQGEVLSRTELAELVWDMHFDSETNVVDVAVRRLRGKMDEPFDQPLLHTVRGMGYVLEQRAVENGA; encoded by the coding sequence ATGAAAATTCTGGTCATTGAAGACGAAAAAAAACTGGCGAGCTATTTGCAAAAGGGCCTGAACTCCGAAGGCTTTGTGGTCGATGTCGCGCATCGCGGTATCGATGGTTTGCACTTGGCCACCGAGGGGCACTATGAACTGATCATTCTCGATGGCATGTTGCCTGACCTTGACGGTTTGGGCGTGTTGGCAGCCTTGCGCCAAACCATGGACATTCCCGTTTTGATGCTGACCGCGCGCGCCATGGTGGAAGACCGGGTGAAGGGCCTGCAGGCTGGCGCGGATGATTACCTCACCAAGCCCTTTGCCTTTTCCGAACTGGTGGCCCGTGTTCATGCGTTGGCGAGGCGTGCGCAAGGCAAGCCCAGTGCAGGTTCGGACAGCAGTCACTTGAGCCTGGCTGACCTGGAACTGGATGCCGTGAAACGCCAGGCCCGCCGCGCTGGGCAGGATTTGCGCCTGACCGCCAAGGAGTTCAGCTTGTTGTGGTTGTTGCTGCGCAGGCAGGGTGAAGTGTTGTCACGAACTGAACTGGCTGAGCTGGTGTGGGACATGCACTTTGACAGTGAAACCAATGTGGTCGATGTGGCTGTTCGGCGCTTGCGCGGCAAAATGGATGAACCGTTTGACCAGCCCCTGCTGCACACCGTGCGGGGCATGGGCTATGTGCTTGAGCAACGCGCCGTGGAGAATGGAGCGTGA
- a CDS encoding response regulator transcription factor, which translates to MRLLLVEDDPVLGAQLHKQLGKAGYAADWVQDGREAQAQGSIEPYDLVVLDLGLPGKPGLEVLKAWRAEGLKLPVIVLTARGTWQEKVEGFNAGADDYVPKPFQTEELLARISAVLKRSIGNAPDTLNARGLVLDETQQTVQVQSDPPQQLTATEFRLLRYFMLHAGQPLSKTRLTEHVYEYDADKDSNVMEVYVNRLRKKIGPQWIQTRKGQGYVFAEPAP; encoded by the coding sequence ATGCGATTGTTGTTGGTGGAAGACGACCCGGTACTTGGTGCACAACTGCACAAACAGTTGGGCAAGGCTGGTTATGCCGCCGATTGGGTGCAAGATGGCCGCGAGGCGCAGGCACAGGGCAGCATAGAGCCTTATGACCTGGTGGTGCTTGATTTGGGCTTGCCCGGAAAGCCAGGTCTGGAGGTGTTGAAAGCCTGGCGAGCGGAGGGCCTGAAATTGCCCGTGATTGTACTGACCGCGCGGGGCACCTGGCAGGAAAAAGTGGAAGGCTTCAACGCCGGGGCCGATGACTATGTGCCCAAGCCTTTTCAAACGGAAGAATTGCTGGCCCGCATCAGCGCTGTTTTAAAACGATCCATCGGCAATGCGCCTGACACATTGAATGCCAGGGGTCTGGTACTGGACGAAACCCAACAAACCGTGCAGGTGCAAAGCGACCCACCGCAGCAACTGACCGCCACCGAATTCCGCCTGTTGCGCTACTTCATGCTGCACGCCGGCCAGCCCTTGAGCAAAACCCGGTTAACCGAGCATGTGTATGAATACGATGCCGACAAAGACAGCAATGTGATGGAGGTGTATGTGAACCGCCTGCGCAAGAAAATTGGCCCACAGTGGATACAAACCCGCAAAGGGCAAGGTTACGTGTTTGCTGAGCCTGCGCCTTGA
- a CDS encoding PepSY domain-containing protein produces the protein MKTRALLLLLLGSAMACAVALAPLAHADDDDKRIRRLQRSGEVLSLDQIFNRARAVKQGRILDADLDEDDGRLVYEIELLDARGRVWEMKLDARTGRLIELEQDD, from the coding sequence ATGAAAACCCGCGCCCTCCTTCTCCTGTTGCTTGGTTCCGCAATGGCCTGTGCAGTTGCACTGGCGCCGCTGGCCCATGCCGACGACGATGACAAACGCATTCGCCGATTGCAACGCAGTGGCGAAGTTCTGTCCCTGGACCAGATATTCAACCGTGCCCGCGCTGTGAAACAAGGCCGTATCCTGGACGCCGACCTGGATGAAGACGACGGCCGGCTGGTTTATGAAATAGAATTGCTGGACGCCCGTGGGCGCGTCTGGGAAATGAAGCTGGATGCCAGGACTGGGCGCTTGATTGAACTGGAACAGGACGACTGA
- a CDS encoding sensor histidine kinase, with protein sequence MNSLRNRLSFGLILSLLVLLLAQWWLSSQAIERLLENQFLDQLQQDSEVLLAGIEFDAEGQPTLNSTRLPPAYQQPYSGSYFALQFGADTRYSRSLWGADFSFPDPTTELAVTARQSGPDGQRLLVHARTYQKDRQQFTIAMARDITPLLNNLSDYKLANAGFSALFLLALVLIQRWIVLNTLKPLNDVQSALVRLQQGEIAQLEFRGPDEIKPLVTELNRLLTAIDQRLKRSREGMGNLAHALKTRLARLSQLSEGDEAGTAGFALEVQTLNQEVARLIDRETARVRVVGDLRPGQRVDLREILDALVNSCRALYLDKSLQFVVELPQGTKLLGDREDLFELFGNLLDNASKWAYREVYIVMEGNTLTVADDGPGCPAEALAELTQRGFRADESTPGSGLGLAIAQDIAGTYEARLEFRSPGRLATSGSTNRPGLEVSVHFKPGVLL encoded by the coding sequence TTGAATTCACTGCGCAACCGTTTGTCTTTTGGTTTGATTCTCAGCCTGCTGGTGCTGTTGCTGGCCCAGTGGTGGCTGTCGTCCCAAGCCATTGAACGACTGCTGGAAAACCAGTTTCTGGATCAGCTTCAACAGGACAGCGAGGTGTTGCTGGCTGGTATCGAGTTTGATGCCGAAGGTCAGCCGACGCTGAACAGCACCCGCCTGCCACCTGCTTATCAGCAACCCTATTCCGGCAGTTACTTTGCCTTGCAGTTTGGAGCGGATACCCGTTATTCCCGTTCACTGTGGGGGGCTGATTTCAGTTTTCCAGACCCGACAACCGAGCTGGCCGTGACTGCCCGCCAATCGGGCCCGGACGGCCAGCGTTTGCTGGTGCACGCCCGCACTTACCAGAAAGACCGCCAACAGTTCACCATCGCAATGGCCCGTGACATCACGCCCCTCTTGAACAACCTGTCCGATTACAAACTGGCCAATGCCGGTTTTTCAGCCTTGTTCCTGTTGGCATTGGTGCTTATTCAACGCTGGATTGTGCTCAACACGCTCAAGCCGCTGAACGATGTGCAGTCGGCATTGGTGCGTTTGCAGCAAGGCGAGATTGCCCAGCTTGAATTTCGCGGCCCGGATGAAATCAAGCCTTTGGTGACCGAGTTGAACCGCCTGTTGACTGCCATCGATCAACGCCTGAAACGGTCCCGTGAGGGCATGGGCAACCTGGCGCATGCCTTGAAAACCCGCCTGGCCCGCTTGTCGCAATTGAGTGAGGGCGATGAGGCAGGTACAGCCGGTTTTGCCCTTGAAGTACAAACACTTAACCAGGAAGTGGCCCGCCTGATTGACCGTGAAACAGCCCGTGTGCGCGTGGTGGGCGACTTGCGGCCTGGCCAGCGTGTGGACCTGCGTGAAATTCTGGATGCGTTGGTCAACAGTTGCCGGGCCCTGTACCTGGACAAATCACTTCAATTTGTTGTGGAGCTGCCCCAAGGCACCAAGTTGCTCGGCGATCGGGAAGACCTGTTTGAGTTGTTTGGCAACCTGCTCGACAACGCGTCCAAGTGGGCTTACCGCGAGGTTTACATCGTGATGGAAGGGAACACCTTGACGGTGGCAGACGATGGCCCGGGCTGCCCTGCCGAAGCCTTGGCTGAATTGACTCAGCGCGGGTTTCGTGCCGATGAATCCACGCCAGGAAGCGGGCTTGGCCTGGCCATTGCACAGGACATTGCTGGCACCTACGAGGCTCGGCTGGAATTTCGGTCACCAGGCCGTTTGGCCACAAGTGGTAGCACCAATCGGCCCGGGCTTGAAGTGAGCGTGCACTTCAAGCCCGGTGTGCTGCTTTAG
- a CDS encoding histidine phosphatase family protein, which produces MLYRIARVFLLPFFALFPCFALAQTATDPWQLWKQPGVHAIMRHATAPGFGDPEGFVLGNCATQRDLNATGRKEARVLGRAIRDKGIALTAVYSSQWCRCLHTAEELDVGKVRELPALNSFFQGRGNSAEHTAALKKHLATLKPSDKVLYVSHQVNTTALTGVYPDSGEVVLFKFLPNGEVTVLGRVRADTL; this is translated from the coding sequence ATGCTGTACCGAATTGCGCGCGTTTTTTTACTCCCTTTCTTCGCTTTATTTCCCTGCTTTGCCTTGGCACAAACTGCCACCGATCCTTGGCAACTGTGGAAACAACCGGGTGTTCACGCCATCATGCGGCATGCTACCGCGCCTGGTTTTGGCGATCCCGAAGGCTTTGTTCTTGGTAACTGCGCCACGCAGCGTGACTTGAATGCGACTGGCCGCAAAGAGGCCCGAGTTCTGGGCAGAGCCATCCGCGACAAGGGCATTGCACTGACCGCTGTGTATTCAAGCCAGTGGTGCCGGTGCCTGCACACCGCCGAAGAACTGGATGTAGGAAAGGTCCGGGAGCTGCCCGCACTGAATTCGTTTTTCCAAGGGCGTGGTAACAGCGCTGAACACACAGCGGCCTTGAAGAAACACCTGGCCACTCTGAAACCTAGTGACAAGGTGCTGTATGTCAGCCACCAGGTCAACACCACCGCACTGACCGGGGTTTATCCAGACTCGGGCGAGGTGGTGCTGTTCAAATTTTTGCCCAACGGCGAGGTGACGGTACTGGGTCGGGTGCGGGCAGACACCCTGTAA
- a CDS encoding ATP-binding protein, which translates to MKRHSMAWRSALQMSIFSTLGVAMIAIISFQAIHMWQDMRHQDTMTRAALSIEQVLARNSELEPTDMWGRVDELLLSLGNLRAKVHGNAGQVLYGPQVLLSRVKHKATYMHSLHNLGGTMPMRDLELALDVSEDKRFLNFVALLFAGVTVVWGFVIMMVSGTLARFELKPLNTFGRRIADFDPSDLRARIKSDNEPEELYPVIEQFNKLMGKVGYFHDQLRSFNSNVAHELNTPLSSLTVSHELLLREKTLDPEQLREALHSHLEELQRMNRIIQSMLFLSHASQGQYNNFRWVDKLSEPVMTVVDYMEAMLEEKQLSFEIQGDAAVRVDSELIKRALSNLLSNAARYAQEGSVIQIRIDKTMPSGQVRITVSNKGVCIPEPSIPHLFEPFYRVDQSRNESGHNHGLGLAIVAAIARLHGGEPFAHCDGDWVRIGFTIQA; encoded by the coding sequence GTGAAAAGACATTCGATGGCCTGGCGCTCGGCCTTGCAAATGTCGATATTCAGCACGCTGGGTGTGGCGATGATTGCCATCATCAGTTTTCAGGCCATCCACATGTGGCAAGACATGCGCCATCAGGACACCATGACCCGCGCCGCTTTAAGTATCGAACAAGTGCTGGCCAGAAACAGCGAGCTGGAGCCCACCGACATGTGGGGTCGTGTCGATGAATTGTTGTTGAGCCTGGGCAATTTACGAGCCAAGGTGCACGGCAACGCTGGCCAGGTGTTGTATGGCCCGCAAGTGCTGTTAAGCAGGGTCAAGCACAAGGCCACCTACATGCACTCGCTGCACAATTTGGGTGGCACCATGCCCATGCGGGACCTGGAGCTGGCGCTGGACGTGTCAGAAGACAAACGGTTCCTGAATTTCGTTGCACTGCTGTTTGCCGGTGTCACCGTGGTGTGGGGGTTTGTGATCATGATGGTCAGCGGCACGCTGGCCCGCTTCGAATTGAAGCCCTTGAATACATTTGGCCGCCGGATTGCCGACTTTGACCCCTCGGATTTGCGGGCCCGCATCAAAAGTGACAACGAGCCCGAAGAGCTTTATCCGGTCATTGAACAGTTCAACAAGCTGATGGGCAAGGTGGGGTATTTTCACGACCAGTTGCGTTCATTCAATTCCAATGTGGCGCACGAGTTGAACACGCCGCTGTCTAGCCTCACTGTGAGCCACGAGCTGTTGCTGCGTGAAAAAACGCTCGACCCCGAGCAACTTCGGGAGGCATTACACAGTCACCTTGAAGAATTGCAGCGCATGAACCGCATCATCCAGAGCATGCTGTTTTTGTCGCATGCAAGCCAAGGGCAATACAACAATTTCCGCTGGGTCGACAAACTCAGCGAACCGGTAATGACAGTGGTGGATTACATGGAAGCCATGCTGGAAGAAAAGCAGCTGAGCTTTGAGATTCAGGGCGACGCGGCCGTACGTGTGGATTCAGAATTGATCAAGCGGGCCCTGTCCAACCTGTTATCCAATGCCGCACGGTATGCACAGGAAGGCAGCGTGATCCAGATCAGGATCGACAAGACCATGCCTTCAGGGCAGGTTCGCATCACCGTCAGCAACAAGGGCGTGTGTATTCCCGAGCCCAGTATTCCGCACTTGTTTGAGCCATTTTACCGGGTAGATCAATCTCGCAATGAAAGTGGACACAACCATGGCTTGGGCCTTGCCATTGTGGCCGCCATCGCACGGCTTCACGGTGGTGAGCCTTTTGCACACTGCGACGGGGATTGGGTACGAATTGGATTCACGATTCAGGCTTGA